The segment CCCCACACTTTGATCCTTTGATTATTGGACACACATGAACTTTGCTTCCAACAATCTTCCCACCGAAAACACACTCTCAGACTTCTTCCTTCCACAGTCTTGGATGGCCCTTGGTCTGACCTCCCGGGTCAGCCACTCTGGGGACATTCTGTCTCCCGCTCAAATACTTCTCAGTAGGAACCTTGCCCGGAGGCAGACGCACGTGAGCACGCAGGCCCACGTCACCGCACCGCTCACCCACACTCCCTCCCAAGTCAGCACTGTTCAATCCAAGTAACCTTCATTGAGCTCCTCCCAAGTTCCCGCCCTGGGGGCCAGACCCCATCCCTGTCTGTGAGGCACTCCCAGTCTTGTGGGGAACCCAGATATGCCCACAGGCATCCCCCCAGAGCACCCCCCACGCTGGGGATGAGTCTCAGAGGGCCGCTAGCCCGGGGGGAGGGGTTCTGTATCTTcacagcccctccctcaccctAAGTATGGTTTAGGaagcagtgaaaagaaggggacCCAGGATCCGCGGGTTCTGCAACTGTATGTCCTTCCGGGGAAGTTGTTGTTAATTGTATGAGTAGAAGGATCAAATCTCAGGAAAAAGTTCAAATACACGTAAAAGTGACAGTCCTTCCTGACCACTCCACCAACCCCAGACCGCTGTCAGAGCTCACAATTTTCACAGTTTTGAGAGTTTCCCTCCAGAACATTTTCCACGTGTTCACATCCACAAGTATATGAGAACCAAGACGGTATCTGTTGTGAGGCTTCACGTACTTAAACTTCCGGTACTTACTGCTGTTTTTACTCCGGAGCAACTTATCTTCCTAGCTTAGAGATGTTTCCATGTCAGCCCACTGTTCCTAACAACTGCAGCCTAGAGGTCCCAGCTTTTGGTCCTTTACTCctggacatttaggtggtttccagtttttccCCGTTACAAAGCATACACTCTAAACATAAGCAAATAAAACACCCAGCGACCTGCTTTCTACTAACTGCCCTCCACAGCCACAGACACTCAAAAAGAACACAACTAACGGAAATCGAAATCGAGGCTAAGCTCTGAGTACCTCGTACTCTAATAACCTGTGGCTACAATGTTCTGAGCCCTCCTGCAACACCGTAGGATTCAGAGGGCTGTAAAGGTCATTTGTAAGCAAACCCACCCCCTGATGGAGTCTTTTCCGGCAACACCCTGTGCTAGGAGTTCGGGATCCCAGAGGTGCCATCGGGAACAACCTCACATATGGGGCCCTGGTAACTTCCACAAAATACCTCAGTTTGAGCTATTTTCTTCCAAGAGCTCTGactgcagagggaggggacaAAGATGGGCCACACACGTGTCtcctttgtttttccctctccacTCCAAGGCTGATGCTGGAGTTTGACCTACTGATCTTCAGCTTTGGACAGCTGCCCTTGGCCCTGATGACGTGGTTCCCCATGTTCCTGTCCACTCTGCTGGTGCCCTACCAGGCCCTGCGGCTGTGGGCGAGGCCCCGGGCTGCAGGGGCCTGGACGCTGGGGATGGGCCTAGGCTGCGCGCTGCTGGCCGCCCACACCGCCGTGCTCTGCGTCCTGCCGGTCCACGTGGCCCTGAAGTATCAGCTCCCGCCCGCCTCGCGCTGTGTCCTAGTCTTCGAGCAGGTGATGGGCGGAGCCGAGGCTGGGGCGGGGCTCCCGTGGGGGAGGGAGCTTGAGACTAAGGTACAGGTAGGGGCGGAGCTAGTTCCTAGGGACGGAGTCCGGCGCCAAGAATTTGAGCGCACCAGCTGGCTCCGGGGAAATTTGTGGCTTCGCAAATATCATCGGACTTCCCAAGGAGTCAcgagggctggctggctggctggctggaggctCCGCCCTGGCCTTTCCTGTACCCCTTTACCCTTGACTCATCCCAGCAGCTGCCTGTTAGGCTGTAAGACTACCCGACAGAAAGATAAAGTGTGGGCTTTGACCTTACAGATTTTGCAgtctgcctgcctctcttccGTAAACGAGcgcacagagatgttaagtgatttgctcaaagccacacagcaatgtaacctcccttcccttccatctcaGGTCAGGTTCCTGATGAAGAGCTACTCCTTCCTGAGAGAGGCTGTGCCTGGAACCGTTTGTGCTAGAGTAGGTGAGGCCTTGGGCTGGCCCTGCTGTGCACTCAGTCCCTTAGGCCGGTTGAGTGAATTCAGCGGTTGCAGGATTCTCATAAAAGCTGTGGCTTCCTAAGCCTGTGTTGCCCCCAGGGCAAAACTCTGGCCTCCAACTGGACTCTGCAGGCCTTAGTCGTTAGGATTCTCAGGTCCGCCTCTGAGATATGGTACCTCTGTTACCCAGGACTTCTGACACTTTCCAATTTCCAGGCCTGGCCTGGAAAGACCCAGGATATGAGAGCCTTATATTGGGAagtcagaacagaaggagagaaagaatgtgtggTGGAACTTGTGCGTGCCAAATGAAACGCTGACCCAGCAGGTCCTGTACCAGAAAGTAGGGTGCCTGGAACGAGAGCAAAAGAAGGGTGTCAAAGAGCAGTTTCCGCTCCTGCCTAGTTTCACTTTCCCCACCACACCTCCAGACCCAATATCCAGTCCCTCACCCATCACCTGAACCCCTGTCCTATCCggccctccccccaacccccagctctCAGCTNNNNNNagctctccccctcccttcccccttcgcTGACGGAGccctctctctcaccccccccAGGCGAGGGCACGCAGGCTCCCAGGTTCTCCAGTTacctctatttcctcttctgCCCCACGCTCATCTACAGGAAGACTTACCCCAGGTAAGACCCGGCACCTCTTTCTCAAATGCCCACGCCCACCAGGGACCTTGCCCTTCTATTGTCCTTTCTCTGAGGTCTTtagccccacccccagacactGGGCACTTTCTCAGGAAGCATCCCataattaaaatgggaaataagGGGCAGGtagcctccccctctcctttgcACAGCCCATGGTGACATGAGAGTGACCAAGGACTGCCCCAGTTTTAGTACTGAAAATCCTCCACCCTGGGAAGCGCATCAGTCTGGAGCAAACTCCTGATGGTTAGTCACTCTAGTTGACATGAGAGCTAAAACCCATTTGGCATGTCTATCATGGAAGGTCCAAAGTGTTCGAGACCCTTACCTCCCCAGATAATCCTCCCGGGCCTGAGCATCCGAGGGAGCTTCGGAGAGAGGGCCCGTGCCCCAGCGGGCAGGGAACAAAAAAAAGGACGAGAAACATATTATCCCCATTGCTGCTGCAGGACACCGAGCGTCAGGTGGAATTATGTGGCCAAGAACTTTGCCCAGGTCAGAAGATGGGGCAGAAGGGTGGACTCATGGTGGCTGAGGGGGCATttctgggagtggggaagggggagcctggggagggggtccGAGGGTGGTGCTAAGGTAAGAGGAGGCAGGTGCTGGGCCAGAATCCAATTCCAGAGCGAGGGGGCAGCTGCTCGTGACCCCTCTCAAAGTGAtgtgtccccctcccctcccgcacACCCCAGGCGTTGGGCTGCGTGCTGTATGCCTGTTTCATCCTGAGCCGCCTCTGCGTTCCCGTCTTTGCCAACATGAGCCGGGAGCCCTTCAGTACCCGGGCTCTGGTGCTTTCTATCATGCATGCCACGTTGCCAGGTACAACCACCGAAGACAGGGCCAGGGAGGGCTGAACTCAGGGGAAGGCTTCCTAGTAGGGGactcacctcctcccctcccacatgTGGCCCCTCCCATCATTGCTCACTTCAGATGACcgctccactctctctctttccacattGGCCTCCTCATCTGTTTCCTTACCCCTTCAATCTTTCCTCTCCCGCCTGTCCCTGACGCTGCTGCCCAAATGAACATCCCTCCTCCAGGTTAATCATTCCCCACCCTGCTTCAAAAACTCCAGTGATTCCCCATTGCTGGACTCTCCAGATAAGATTTGACCCCTTGGCCTGGCATTCAAGGTCCCTTCCCAGGCAGCCCCTCCTATCTCCTCATCCTGCCACAAGCCCCGCAAGTTCCTTGAAAGACGTGCACTTTCATGACTCCGGGCCTTTGCTCATACTGGTCCCTCAGCTTAGACTaccctttccccattttccagCCATGAAATCCAGTCCGTTTTTGAAGGTCTATGACTGCaattcttcctcctccaggaagcctttcagTTTTAGCCATCAATCCCCATGACCCACCCCTTGCTCTGCACTCCTGAGCACAGCAATGGCCATCATGCCTAAATCCCAGCACGTTTGACCTTGATGCGTGGTTGGACGTGTCCCTGTCCCTAtctctatctgtctgtctctctccaacCACTCTGTGAACCCCTGATGCTCAGGGgctttgagattcatctgtgcCTCCCCAACATCTGGCATGAGGCTCATGAGCAGCTGGATGGATTAATGAATGCATGAATTAGTGAGTGACTCATAAATGGTTGGCAGGAGTTGGGGCCCTGGTTGCTGAGGAGGGCCCCTCAGAGCTTCCCAGGGGATCCGGGTGGGCCCGTCTGACCTACAGCCCTTGTCCCCCCGCACCAGGCATCTTCATGCTGCTACTCATCTTCTTTGCCTTCCTCCATTGCTGGCTCAACGCCTTCGCAGAGATGCTACGATTCGGAGACAGAATGTTCTACCGGGTGGGGCCTGGACCTGGCCACTTGGGCGCTGGatgcagggagggctggggagtgATCTGGGGGGGATGGTGGCTCCATGGGGTGTCACCTCCGCGGTGCTGTCAATCTCCCACATGAGAAAGTGCTCCTGGTTGCGGTTCCAATGCCACCCCTCCGCCTCCTGACCAGCCAGGGCTCACTGCTTTCGTGTGCATGGTACTTTGGAATCATCCTCTCCTGAGACGGGGTAAAGGAGGGAGTGCAGGGTCGCAGGTCCTGAAGAGGCAGCTGGGAGAGTGCCTGCTGTCTCTCTTCTGCCAGGGGCCAGCCCCCTGTGGAACACTGGGACAGGGGGCAGGAAGCAagggggagcagctggggccCGGGAAGAGTCAGGACTGTGATGCTCACCTCCTTGCCCCAACCCTGACCCCGCTCTTCCCCAGGACTGGTGGAACTCGACGTCCTTCTCCAACTACTACCGGACTTGGAATGTGGTGGTCCATGACTGGCTGTATAGCTACGTCTATCAAGACGGGCTCTGGGTATGGGCTTGGCAGACCCCCTCAGCTCCCACAGTTAATGGAGCCTCTCCAGgacattctccttccctctgtctgcaCCATCCACCTTTTCCAGACCTAGGGGTCCCCTTGACTTCCATCTACCCCCTTCTACCCAACCCAGCGGGCAGAAAATCCTCCTAGGatctaatttccttccttccttatcctCAACTCCACCCGGCCATAGAGCATGTCTCCCCTCCTTGGCCTTCTAAGGAACATGAGTATAGCGGCTCGCAGTTACCAAGACTTTTCGCATACGTAGTCTGCACGTCAACCCTGAGAAGTAGCTATTATTCTACCCCCTTTAAGGATTGCACGTAAAGGCCCGAAGAGCCAATAAAACGCTCTTAAATAAGACATTTAAGAGACTTCAGACTCCAAATCCCATATTCTTTCCGTTGTACCATACACTGTCTCGGCTTCCTAGAGAAGGGGGCTCTTTGTGGAGCAGTCTTGGGGAGACTCATTCCACCgtcctcccccgcccctgccagCTCCTCGGTGGCCGGGCTCGAGGGGCCGCCGTGCTGGGTGTGTTCCTGGTGTCTGCCGTGGTCCACGAGTACATCTTCTGTTTTGCCCTGGGATTCTTCTATCCCGTCATGCTGGTCCTCTTCTTCGTCATTGGAGGTGAGCTGGGCCTCTGTGTGCCACGGGAGGGGGAGCCATCCAGAGGGAGGAGGCCTGGGGTCCTGCTCCTGGAGATTCCAGACTGACAGGGGAGGCCACATACCGTCCTGGGGGGAGGCATGAAAGTTGGGGTGGGAAAGAACTTgggaacagggagggagggagcagggggtgtCCGGGGAGGATGTGGGAGAAGATTTCTGGCTGGAGAGGAGCGTCTGAGAGGGGCACACGTAGAGGGAGACAAAGGGGAGAACTGGCTTGAGGCTGGAAGGTTTAGTAAAAGATCCAGGATGTGACGTATAAACTGAAGAATCCAGCTTTCACACGAGCTACTTGAGACCTCTACTGGTTGCTGGAGCTGGGTTCAAGATCTTGCCCAACGGTGccttcctgttccttctctccccgGTGCCCTGGGATGGGAGGGCAGCCAGGGAGACGAGGGATCTGGACTTGGAGTAACAACCTTTCCTCCGGCATCAGGGCTCATGAACTTCATGATGCATGACCGGCACACCGGCCCCGCGTGGAACGTGCTAATGTGGACC is part of the Ailuropoda melanoleuca isolate Jingjing chromosome 16, ASM200744v2, whole genome shotgun sequence genome and harbors:
- the SOAT2 gene encoding sterol O-acyltransferase 2 isoform X1 — its product is MEPKAARLRRGEGPRAEQEDRCSGEGNAEKDRGMDLVQWTRHMEAVKTQLLEQAQGPLLELLDRAMWEAVQSYPPQGGPLPSVPPDSSSKAREPSLGKRKMFIIRKSLLDELMEVQHFRTIYHMFIAGLCVFIISTLAIDLIDEGRLMLEFDLLIFSFGQLPLALMTWFPMFLSTLLVPYQALRLWARPRAAGAWTLGMGLGCALLAAHTAVLCVLPVHVALKYQLPPASRCVLVFEQVRFLMKSYSFLREAVPGTVCARVGEGTQAPRFSSYLYFLFCPTLIYRKTYPRTPSVRWNYVAKNFAQALGCVLYACFILSRLCVPVFANMSREPFSTRALVLSIMHATLPGIFMLLLIFFAFLHCWLNAFAEMLRFGDRMFYRDWWNSTSFSNYYRTWNVVVHDWLYSYVYQDGLWLLGGRARGAAVLGVFLVSAVVHEYIFCFALGFFYPVMLVLFFVIGGLMNFMMHDRHTGPAWNVLMWTMLFLGQGIQVSLYCQEWYARRHCPLPQTTFWGLVTPRSWSCHS
- the SOAT2 gene encoding sterol O-acyltransferase 2 isoform X2, encoding MEPKAARLRRGEGPRAEQEDRCSGEGNAEKDRGMDLVQWTRHMEAVKTQLLEQAQGPLLELLDRAMWEAVQSYPPQGGPLPSVPPDSSSKAREPSLGKRKMFIIRKSLLDELMEVQHFRTIYHMFIAGLCVFIISTLAIDLIDEGRLMLEFDLLIFSFGQLPLALMTWFPMFLSTLLVPYQALRLWARPRAAGAWTLGMGLGCALLAAHTAVLCVLPVHVALKYQLPPASRCVLVFEQVRFLMKSYSFLREAVPGTVCARARARRLPGSPVTSISSSAPRSSTGRLTPDNPPGPEHPRELRREGPCPSGQGTKKRTRNILSPLLLQDTERQVELCGQELCPGVGLRAVCLFHPEPPLRSRLCQHEPGALQYPGSGAFYHACHVARHLHAATHLLCLPPLLAQRLRRDATIRRQNVLPGLVELDVLLQLLPDLECGGP